A window of Deltaproteobacteria bacterium contains these coding sequences:
- a CDS encoding methyltransferase domain-containing protein — MMPEEYTLSSHGYWVGTNFQEEHMFDSNLANAIVEFIPMGQSVIDLGCGTGNYVRRLQEAGFDCDGVDGNPNTPELSGGLCGQADLARPLELSRVYDWSLSLEVAEHIPAKYERIYLENLHSMNREGIILSWAIPGQTGLGHVNCRDSEYVSCRLQAMGYEELVDVGQSFRDRATLDWFKYTVMVFKRLKP; from the coding sequence ATGATGCCTGAAGAATACACACTTTCAAGTCATGGCTATTGGGTAGGAACGAACTTTCAAGAAGAGCATATGTTCGACTCAAATCTTGCGAATGCCATCGTAGAGTTTATCCCTATGGGTCAATCGGTCATCGATCTCGGTTGTGGTACGGGCAATTATGTAAGGCGATTGCAAGAGGCTGGTTTTGACTGCGACGGAGTCGACGGGAATCCCAATACACCAGAACTCTCCGGTGGCCTCTGTGGCCAAGCCGACCTTGCCCGCCCTCTGGAACTTTCAAGGGTTTACGATTGGAGCTTATCTCTAGAGGTGGCCGAACATATTCCGGCCAAATATGAACGCATCTACCTTGAGAACCTCCACAGCATGAACCGTGAAGGCATCATTTTAAGCTGGGCGATTCCTGGTCAGACTGGACTTGGGCATGTGAACTGCAGAGACAGCGAATATGTTAGCTGCCGACTGCAAGCGATGGGGTATGAAGAACTCGTTGACGTTGGTCAATCTTTTCGGGACCGAGCGACGTTGGACTGGTTTAAGTACACAGTGATGGTTTTTAAGCGCCTAAAGCCCTAA